The following coding sequences are from one Deltaproteobacteria bacterium window:
- a CDS encoding 4Fe-4S binding protein — MEPPALAQKLRKATGVICKQGMFPFAVTDTAMAIVRRVVADHEQELDLICAFRDAPSQSMDQLMHSSGFSKETIEKLAGSLARKGLIFNQPNSAGVMIYRLLPLVMIGLMEYRFMTPLTGSDEERELAELFEALLDELKDDIQRNYTQLEPRFAAAPAMDRTVPARTAEDGQTINIIRVDQHVDMPDDTVLPSQTVVDIVNKFDDIAVGYCFCRQRRALLSDGCTLDAPTLNCFTFGKSARHTIAQGFARPISKKEALDIMKASESAGLVHKAFHPGSRESSPESSICNCCKDCCDTFGLWRNGTLPLINSTYHLSIIDSNACTGCGACVERCPTDAIFLHEDGYAERHERECIGCGVCARFCPEEAISLQEGFRRVFIPPLTG; from the coding sequence ATGGAGCCACCGGCTTTGGCGCAAAAATTGAGAAAAGCAACCGGCGTGATTTGTAAGCAGGGCATGTTCCCATTTGCCGTGACCGACACCGCAATGGCCATTGTGCGGCGTGTCGTAGCGGATCATGAGCAGGAACTCGATCTGATCTGTGCTTTTCGTGACGCCCCTTCGCAAAGCATGGACCAGCTCATGCACTCCAGCGGCTTTTCGAAAGAGACCATCGAAAAACTGGCCGGCAGCCTTGCTAGAAAGGGGCTCATCTTCAACCAGCCGAATTCCGCCGGGGTTATGATATACCGGCTGCTGCCGCTGGTCATGATCGGCCTCATGGAATACAGGTTTATGACACCGCTCACCGGCAGCGATGAAGAGCGGGAGCTGGCCGAGCTGTTTGAAGCCCTTTTGGACGAACTCAAAGATGATATTCAGAGGAATTACACCCAACTGGAACCGCGATTCGCGGCCGCCCCGGCCATGGACCGCACGGTTCCTGCACGAACCGCGGAAGACGGTCAGACCATCAACATCATTCGAGTGGACCAGCATGTGGATATGCCCGATGATACGGTGCTTCCAAGCCAGACTGTTGTTGATATTGTCAATAAGTTTGATGATATTGCCGTAGGGTACTGCTTTTGCAGACAACGGCGGGCGCTGCTGAGCGACGGCTGCACCTTGGATGCGCCGACCCTGAACTGCTTTACATTCGGCAAAAGCGCCCGTCACACAATTGCTCAAGGGTTCGCCCGGCCGATTTCAAAAAAGGAAGCGCTGGATATCATGAAGGCCTCTGAAAGCGCCGGTCTTGTACACAAGGCTTTTCATCCGGGATCCAGAGAATCGAGCCCGGAATCGAGCATCTGCAATTGCTGCAAAGACTGCTGCGACACCTTCGGATTATGGCGCAACGGCACCCTGCCCCTGATTAACTCCACATATCATCTTTCCATCATCGATTCGAACGCATGCACCGGATGCGGCGCCTGTGTCGAGAGATGCCCGACGGACGCCATTTTTCTGCATGAAGACGGTTATGCGGAAAGACATGAACGCGAATGCATCGGCTGCGGCGTCTGCGCACGCTTCTGCCCCGAAGAAGCCATTTCCCTGCAGGAAGGATTCAGAAGAGTCTTTATTCCGCCGCTTACGGGTTAG